In a genomic window of Orcinus orca chromosome 12, mOrcOrc1.1, whole genome shotgun sequence:
- the CNR1 gene encoding cannabinoid receptor 1 has translation MKSILDGLADTTFRTITTDLLYVGANDIQYEDIKGDMASKLGYFPQKFPLTSFRGSPFQEKMTAGEHPQLVPADQVNLTEFYNKSLSSYKENDENIQCGENFMDMECFMILNPSQQLAIAVLSLTLGTFTVLENLLVLCVILHSRSLRCRPSYHFIGSLAVADLLGSVIFVYSFVDFHVFHRKDSPNVFLFKLGGVTASFTASVGSLFLTAIDRYISIHRPLAYKRIVTRPKAVVAFCLMWTIAIVIAVLPLLGWNCKKLQSVCSDIFPLIDETYLMFWIGVTSVLLLFIVYAYMYILWKAHSHAVRMIQRGTQKSIIIHTSEDGKVQVTRPDQARMDIRLAKTLVLILVVLIICWGPLLAIMVYDVFGKMNKLIKTVFAFCSMLCLLNSTVNPIIYALRSKDLRHAFRSMFPSCEGTAQPLDNSMGDSDCLHKHANNAASVHRAAESCIKSTVKIAKVTMSVSTDTSAEAL, from the coding sequence ATGAAGTCCATCCTCGATGGCCTTGCAGATACCACCTTCCGAACGATCACCACAGACCTCCTCTACGTGGGTGCCAATGACATTCAGTACGAAGACATCAAAGGCGACATGGCATCCAAATTAGGTTACTTCCCGCAGAAATTTCCTTTAACTTCCTTCAGGGGAAGTCCCTTCCAAGAAAAGATGACTGCGGGAGAGCACCCCCAGTTAGTCCCAGCAGACCAGGTGAACCTCACCGAGTTTTACAACAAGTCTCTGTCCTCCTACAAGGAGAACGACGAGAACATTCAGTGCGGGGAGAACTTTATGGACATGGAGTGCTTCATGATTCTGAACCCCAGCCAGCAGCTAGCCATCGCCGTGCTGTCCCTCACGCTGGGCACCTTCACGGTCCTGGAGAACCTGCTGGTGCTCTGCGTCATCCTCCACTCCCGCAGCCTCCGCTGCCGGCCTTCTTACCACTTCATCGGCAGCCTGGCCGTGGCAGACCTCCTGGGGAGCGTCATCTTCGTCTACAGCTTCGTCGACTTCCACGTGTTCCACCGCAAAGACAGCCCCAACGTGTTTCTGTTCAAACTGGGTGGGGTCACAGCCTCATTCACGGCCTCCGTCGGCAGCCTGTTCCTCACGGCCATCGACAGGTACATATCTATTCACAGACCCCTGGCCTATAAGAGGATCGTCACCCGGCCCAAGGCCGTGGTGGCGTTTTGCCTGATGTGGACCATCGCGATTGTGATCGCCGTGCTGCCTCTCCTGGGCTGGAACTGCAAGAAACTGCAATCCGTGTGCTCAGACATTTTCCCTCTCATCGACGAGACCTACCTGATGTTCTGGATTGGGGTCACCAGCGTGCTGCTGCTCTTCATCGTGTACGCCTACATGTACATTCTCTGGAAGGCGCACAGCCACGCCGTCCGCATGATCCAGCGCGGTACCCAGAAGAGCATCATCATCCACACGTCCGAGGACGGCAAGGTGCAGGTGACCCGGCCGGACCAAGCCCGCATGGACATCAGGCTGGCCAAGACCCTGGTCCTGATTCTGGTGGTTTTGATCATCTGCTGGGGCCCCCTGCTCGCAATCATGGTGTACGACGTCTTTGGGAAGATGAACAAGCTCATTAAGACAGTGTTTGCCTTCTGCAGCATGCTCTGTCTGCTGAATTCCACCGTGAACCCCATCATCTACGCTCTGCGGAGCAAGGACCTGAGACATGCGTTCCGGAGCATGTTCCCCTCGTGCGAAGGCACCGCGCAGCCTCTCGATAACAGCATGGGGGACTCGGACTGCCTGCACAAACACGCCAACAATGCAGCCAGCGTCCACAGGGCCGCGGAGAGCTGCATCAAGAGCACGGTCAAGATCGCCAAGGTGACCATGTCTGTGTCCACGGACACGTCTGCCGAGGCTCTGTGA